The nucleotide sequence CCTTTGGCATCATTGTGCTTGTCAATAAGCTCAAAAGGTACTTTTGTTGCATGTACTTATAAGTAATTACGACAATAATGATGTTGAACATTGATTTGTTAGTGAATGGTCTCATACGACGATGATGCAAGACAGTACGAGGACATAGCACATCGAGTGCCCATACTTTTGGGTTGATTGGTATCCCTCGTGTGTATATGAGCTCTTTATTAGGCAGCTGTTAAGGCTTATTTCTCCCCCCCTAATAAGTACAAGTAGTGATATGGCAGGTCCTGAGGAACTGGCTAGCTTAATCAGGAAGGTAAATTAATTGGTCAAAACACTACTCGCAGCTTCTCCGTTTGATTAATAATCTCATATGTAGGTTTCGGGTAACTTATTTGCATCTTATCGGGAGTGAGAATGCTCATACTACTTTTAAAATTAAGTTGCATGGTTAATTGTATATGCTTCTATCTTTGAAACTTCTTTGCATGTTTTCCTTAACGATGCTTTTTCATTTTGTTATCTTTTCTTTAATCAGTTTCAGAGATCTATGACAATCAAAGTGTAAGAAACTAACATTAGCATCCATCAGGAACCTTACTATCTGATTGTAAGAGTCACCGTTGCATCTGCAACCTTAAGTCTTTAAGTTATGCTGATGTCACTTGTGTTATTGTGTGTTGTAAAATATGATGAAGCTACTGTCTCTTGCAGAAATTTGCAGAAGACTTACTTTTGCTCTGATCATTCTATGCACAGGACAGAGGAGAAGCCTGTTTATCCAAACACAGTCGACACCCAATCCATTGTCTCTCATGTTTTACCCAGGACAACCAGTAATGGAAGTTGGAAGTGCTGATTTTCCCAATGCTCGTACGGCTATGACTTCGCCACTGGCTAAATCTATATTTGAAATTGATGGtatattttcttttctgtttcatCTCTTGCTATTCTTAGACTTATAACAGTGAGCTTGGATGACATGTTAAATGTGTTTTTTATTCATATTGAATTGGATAATTATCCATTGATGGTATCtttcttttacatcaaatctCTAGAAACATAGTTGATTTGTTGCTCAAATAACTTAGTATACTCTATTATGTTGATAAGTTATCTGTTGGTGTTATAAATACCATTTATATATTTAGTtcattgttttgttttgtttttagaAATTGTGATTCCTCCTAATAATTTCTTGTTCCCTATATCACGTATGGTATTTGTTGTTGCTATTATTATGTCTTATGCTTATGtgtatttttttcaaaatatgcATTTTACATTTCTTAAATGTGGGTTATATGGATACTGAAATCTATGTTTTTTCTAATCTAATTGCTGGGTAAGTAGTATCAATCATCTTCATATAGGTTACAGTTAGGAGAATCTTCCTACACAATCAAGTGCTTTACTTTGGCTTCGATAAGTTCTCCAGGTATGAGGATAAAACAACAATAGCACGTAGGGGTGTGGATATAATAGTTGCTGTTTGCATGCACGTCATGTCCTACTTTTATCAGTTTTCTGTGTTGACCTATTAGTATCATATTGTGTTCCATTTCCCCCTTTCCATGTCCATGCTTCATATTTAACCAGCCCCCGCTACATGATACAGCTCTCTGAAGGAAGGGTCATGCCCCTGGTCAACACTTCTCATCTCTGAGAGTGGGTTGACACCCCTGGTTAACACTTGTCATCTCTGAGAGGGGATGATCCCTTTGGTTATTGACGAGGTGAGTTTGGAATCAATCTGAGCCTGATTCAGGTCTATGGGTATAGAGATAGGTTctgttttttcaaaattttaattgcTTGCAAGACAAAGCTCTGGCGCAGTGTAGCACAAACAGGGCAATTTCGTCCTAGGAATCCTAGGAAGAACAGAAGTTTTGCTTATTAAGTTGTAAGGTGTTTGTGCAAAGGGATGTTTTATGAGGTTAAGTTCCTTCGGTATATTATCCAGATATCCTTATTTCTTGCTGGATTTTTAATCCATATGCTTATCAGCATACTGCTCCTTTTCTCTGTTACAAATGACTGATTACATTGCAAATAGACATGCTGAAATTTGATTGAATTTTCATTAATCCAGGAGTCTCAAGAGTTTTCTTCGGATCAGATTTTGTCACAGTAACAAAGTCAGAAGAAGCTTTGTGGGATTTTCTGAAGCCCGAGATTTTTGCAGCAATAATGGACTTCTATTCATCTGGAAAACCACTTTTGCTCGACTCAAATGTTTCAGCTTATATGGACACAGCAATCCATGAGGTATCACTTATGCACTTTGGTTGCGGAATATTCAATTATTGCTACAGGTATCATCATATCTAAATAATATGCAAGTGACCAGAATTTGTATGCCAAGTTGGTTCCTTCTGTAATTAAAAGAATATAGTTGAGCTAGTTAGGGATCGGTTGTAATTGGAAAACAAAGATCTTGAACAAGTAAACGAATTGAATGGTGTAACATAACTAAAAGTTTGTAGGTGCAGGATGTTTAATGGTCGGCTCTCTTCTAGCATCGTAGTTTTCTCCATGAGGAGAAAAATTATTCAGCTCAGTGCAAAACTAGATGTGTTGCCTGGAATTACAGTTTAATATTGACTTTTTAATGTACTTTTATATTGTTGGTATAACTTGTTTTTTTGCATTTAGGACCTAATATAGTATCGGCATGCTGAATTTTGTGATATTCTGAGGCCAAGCATTACTTTTGTAGGACGATTCAGAAATTGTTGCAATGATCAAAGAATTACTAGAAACACGAATTCGACCTGCAGTGCAGGATGATGGTGGGGACATCGAGTATCGTGGATTTGATCCATATTTCTCTTCTTTGCTCTCATCAGACCAAAAAATAAGCTATACTCCCATGTCGATTCGGCGATACCTTGATTTTACTTAATGTTTGCTCTTCTTCAGGGATTCTGGGATGGTCACGCTAAGAATGCAAGGTGCCTGTAGCGGCTGCCCAAGCTCATCTGTGACATTGAAGTCTGGCATCGAGAATATGCTTACGCATTATGTGCCGGAGGTAATATCATGACATCCATTTGTTTCGAGTGCCACCGCATGTCCTTCAGAATTCAAGTATGCTAAAATGTTTTAGCTCTTGTACAACTTTCCATCTCATAGGACGAGGCAGTTAAGAATCTTGACGGAAACAGACGTTCCCAAATAACAGTGACATATCACTTTGTATTACTGTTAATTTCTTATACATAAAAAGTTTGTCTggtttatttttgttctcttttgatcGACAGGTCAAAGGGGTTGACCAGGAGCTAGATACGGATGAGGGTGCTTCATCAAGCGGTCAAACGCAATAAAATGTCACTGAAGAAGCCTAATCATCGAACCTCCCCCCGTAAAGAATTAGTACCTGCTGTGATTTCTCAACTCGCAACATCAGTGGAGAAATCTGGAGTTATAGACCATTTAACCTCTGTATATATGTTTTGTAAGAGAGGAAAAAGATAACCGTAATGTTCGATAGCGAAGCATGTAACTATCGAAatgagatatattttttttttcatttttatccaTGGGCACATTTccacataaatgttgtcttttttATGTCACTACTTTGGCTCTTCCAAGATCATGGGTAAGATGCTATTGGTAAATGCATTTATTCTGTAGCAGCTCATTGGAACTCCCGAAGGATGCAGTTGTCCCAAAGTAATGGGGATGAGGTGCGCAGCCCACCCAATGTGTGCTTCTGATGGCATCAACCATGGGAGGAGTCGGTGTAAAGTTACAGAACCTTCTTTGAAGACGCAAACCTGCACTCTAATGGCACCTCCACAGATCTCGATGATGCCACTTTTGATTGAatgcggcagtggcagcggcagcggcatctGATGTACTTCAATATCACAGCCAATGTCTCTTAACAAGCAAGTCAGTGCATCTGTTTCCACGGATGGGTGCGTTGGTGATGAAGCATGCCGGAAAGCCTTAATGTCATCTCTCTCGCTTGTCCTCACGATTCCGACATCTTTGCCACATCTTCCGACTGGGCATTATTACGATGGAAAGGGGGAGATCCCCCCCTCGGTGACGATGCAACGCAATTACCCATGGAGAAGAGATATCCCAAAATACCCCCCCAAATCACCTCACGGTTTGAGGGAAATGCGAAATATTCCCATCGGAGTCGGCTGATAAAGAAGTTGCACAATTTTGTTCCGTTTTatagataataaataatattGAGTTAATAAGTATTTTCCGgattttgttgcatatatataataaaaaaattatatattaatattttattaaaaaaatttaaagattaaaaaataaaatattattttcatttgagtttttagataaaatttaggattaattatatattatctcgatCGATCAatagatttaaaaatatataatgaaagtgaaacatttaagttCATATACGTTAACATCGTCGTCGGTTGATTTTATTGACGGAAACacgaaaacaaaataaaaaaaaatattatttaaaaaaaataaaaataagaagtatatttaaaaaaataaaaaagataaacgtTTCGAGAGAAATCGTCTTCATTTTATACAAAATCTTTTTAAAAGGAAAATTATAGAAAAAATAGTTGAACGTCCAAATCAAGGCAACATTACGTGACTGGTTGAGTGAAGCCATCAAAGGATGCTTTCTGATCGCTACTGACAACCAAAGTTCAATTAATCGG is from Musa acuminata AAA Group cultivar baxijiao chromosome BXJ3-8, Cavendish_Baxijiao_AAA, whole genome shotgun sequence and encodes:
- the LOC135645286 gene encoding nifU-like protein 4, mitochondrial isoform X2, encoding MKRSATLVAITYLLGRTTNPNPSLIRGSSGCYLYSSLRAISSASIPLPLRNQWPFSRNPSNSWASSPWIRFGGQRRSLFIQTQSTPNPLSLMFYPGQPVMEVGSADFPNARTAMTSPLAKSIFEIDGVSRVFFGSDFVTVTKSEEALWDFLKPEIFAAIMDFYSSGKPLLLDSNVSAYMDTAIHEDDSEIVAMIKELLETRIRPAVQDDGGDIEDSGMVTLRMQGACSGCPSSSVTLKSGIENMLTHYVPEVKGVDQELDTDEGASSSGQTQ
- the LOC135645286 gene encoding nifU-like protein 4, mitochondrial isoform X1, which produces MKRSATLVAITYLLGRTTNPNPSLIRGSSGCYLYSSLRAISSASIPLPLRNQWPFSRNPSNSWASSPWIRFGGQRRSLFIQTQSTPNPLSLMFYPGQPVMEVGSADFPNARTAMTSPLAKSIFEIDGVSRVFFGSDFVTVTKSEEALWDFLKPEIFAAIMDFYSSGKPLLLDSNVSAYMDTAIHEDDSEIVAMIKELLETRIRPAVQDDGGDIEDSGMVTLRMQGACSGCPSSSVTLKSGIENMLTHYVPEDEAVKNLDGNRRSQITVTYHFVLLLISYT